A DNA window from Cobetia marina contains the following coding sequences:
- a CDS encoding TatD family hydrolase, with protein MSALPPHADPSALPCYDPEQLSETSLADLCADLSLDDSERQTALTRLAPALRFASPTPLIDIGVNLTHESYAQDIEGTLLRARAAGVSQQILTGTSLDGSREAQALAARYRGLSATAGVHPHDASQWNDGVERGIRELLAQQEVVAVGECGLDFNRNFSTPAEQARAFEAQLTLAAETGLPLFLHERDAGRQMLEMLKHWRDDISHAVVHCFTGERETLYGYLDLDLHIGLTGWLCDERRGEHLRSLCREIPLERLMLETDCPYLVPRNLPAKLKGRRHEPSLLVWILAEVAALRGMEMEALAQATTATATRFFRLPAA; from the coding sequence ATGTCCGCGCTTCCTCCCCATGCTGATCCCTCAGCGCTGCCCTGCTATGACCCGGAGCAACTGAGCGAGACCTCGCTTGCCGACCTGTGCGCCGACCTGTCCCTCGATGACAGCGAGCGCCAGACGGCCCTGACACGGCTGGCGCCGGCGCTGCGCTTCGCAAGCCCGACGCCGCTGATCGACATCGGCGTCAACCTGACCCATGAAAGCTATGCTCAGGACATCGAGGGCACCTTGCTGCGAGCTCGCGCGGCGGGCGTCAGCCAGCAGATCCTGACCGGCACCAGCCTGGACGGCTCGCGTGAGGCTCAGGCGCTGGCGGCGCGCTATCGTGGCCTTTCTGCCACCGCCGGTGTGCATCCGCATGATGCCAGCCAGTGGAACGATGGTGTCGAGCGCGGTATCCGGGAGCTGCTGGCCCAGCAGGAAGTGGTCGCGGTGGGCGAATGCGGCCTGGATTTCAATCGCAACTTTTCCACGCCCGCCGAGCAGGCTCGCGCCTTCGAGGCCCAGCTGACCCTTGCCGCCGAGACAGGATTGCCACTGTTTCTGCATGAACGTGACGCCGGCCGACAGATGCTCGAGATGCTCAAGCACTGGCGGGATGACATCAGCCACGCGGTCGTGCACTGCTTCACCGGCGAGCGTGAGACACTATATGGCTATCTGGATCTCGACCTGCATATCGGGCTGACCGGCTGGCTGTGCGATGAACGCCGCGGCGAGCACCTGCGCAGCCTGTGTCGCGAGATTCCGCTGGAACGCCTGATGCTGGAAACCGACTGCCCCTATCTGGTGCCACGCAATCTGCCCGCCAAGCTCAAGGGACGCCGCCACGAACCCTCGCTGCTGGTCTGGATTCTGGCCGAGGTCGCTGCCCTGCGCGGCATGGAGATGGAAGCGCTGGCGCAGGCCACCACGGCGACTGCCACCCGCTTCTTCCGCCTGCCCGCGGCCTGA
- a CDS encoding DEAD/DEAH box helicase, translating into MTETTANSIPAFAALGLSAPVLKAIAEMGYSTPSPVQAGAIPAVLEGRDVMAAARTGTGKTAGFALPLVERLSNGAPAGARKIKALIVTPTRELAAQIDENVTAYSRHLKLRNAVVFGGVKINPQISRLSSGVEILTATPGRLLDLHSQKAIDFSDLETLVLDEADRMLDMGFIHDIRRLLKLLPTKRQTLLFSATFSDEIRGMANKLLNDPVAVEASPRNTTAEKVEQHIHTVEKSHKPSLLKHLILKENWHQVLVFTRTKHGANRLATKLEKSGISAAAIHGNKSQNARTKALAGFKNGEVRVLVATDIAARGLDIEQLPQVVNYELPNVPEDYVHRIGRTGRAGASGRAISLVSSDERKELGGIERLLKGKLKRVEVEGFVPEVDVEPEREPRQPRGGQRSGGQRTGGQRTGGQRPGGKPAGEGRGNGGQRSDGQRNGGQRTGGARSDGQRTGGKPAGEGRGNSGQRSDGQRTGGARSGGQRTGGARSESQRTGGQRTGGQRPQGGGANHDDDNRGNRAPAPREVDGNRVAPRPEVNGNRAPEAPSSEERPRRRSRGGRNRSSGGNGGGGRSNG; encoded by the coding sequence ATGACTGAGACTACTGCCAACTCCATCCCGGCTTTTGCCGCCCTGGGGCTGTCCGCTCCTGTTCTGAAAGCGATTGCCGAGATGGGCTATTCCACGCCGTCCCCGGTGCAGGCGGGTGCGATTCCTGCCGTGCTGGAAGGTCGTGACGTGATGGCTGCCGCGCGCACCGGTACCGGCAAGACTGCCGGTTTCGCCTTGCCGCTGGTCGAGCGCCTCTCAAACGGCGCCCCTGCAGGCGCCCGCAAGATCAAGGCCCTGATCGTCACGCCGACGCGTGAACTGGCCGCGCAGATCGACGAAAACGTCACGGCCTACTCCCGTCACCTGAAGCTGCGCAATGCCGTGGTGTTCGGTGGCGTGAAGATCAATCCGCAGATCAGCCGCCTGTCTTCCGGCGTCGAGATCCTGACCGCCACACCGGGTCGCCTGCTGGACCTGCACTCCCAGAAGGCCATCGATTTCTCGGATCTCGAGACGCTGGTGCTGGACGAAGCGGACCGCATGCTGGACATGGGCTTCATCCACGACATTCGCCGCCTGCTCAAGCTGCTGCCGACCAAGCGTCAGACGCTACTGTTCTCCGCGACCTTCTCGGACGAGATTCGCGGCATGGCCAACAAGCTGCTCAATGATCCGGTCGCCGTGGAAGCCAGCCCGCGCAACACCACGGCCGAGAAGGTCGAGCAGCATATCCATACCGTGGAGAAGAGCCACAAGCCTTCGCTGCTCAAGCATCTGATCCTCAAGGAAAACTGGCATCAGGTGCTGGTCTTCACGCGTACCAAGCATGGGGCCAACCGTCTGGCGACCAAGCTCGAGAAGTCCGGCATCAGCGCCGCGGCGATTCATGGCAACAAGAGCCAGAATGCCCGTACCAAGGCATTGGCCGGTTTCAAGAACGGCGAAGTGCGCGTGCTGGTTGCCACCGATATCGCGGCACGTGGCCTGGATATCGAGCAGCTGCCGCAGGTCGTGAACTACGAACTGCCCAATGTCCCGGAAGACTACGTTCACCGGATCGGACGTACCGGTCGCGCCGGTGCCAGCGGGCGTGCCATCTCGCTGGTTTCCAGCGATGAGCGCAAGGAGCTCGGCGGTATCGAACGTCTGCTCAAGGGCAAGCTCAAGCGTGTCGAAGTGGAAGGTTTCGTGCCGGAAGTCGACGTCGAGCCGGAACGTGAGCCGCGTCAGCCGCGTGGCGGCCAGCGCTCTGGCGGCCAGCGCACTGGCGGCCAGCGCACTGGCGGCCAGCGCCCTGGCGGCAAGCCTGCCGGTGAAGGTCGTGGCAATGGTGGCCAGCGCTCTGACGGCCAACGTAATGGCGGCCAGCGCACTGGCGGCGCGCGCTCGGATGGTCAGCGCACTGGTGGCAAGCCTGCCGGTGAAGGCCGTGGCAATAGCGGTCAGCGCTCTGACGGCCAGCGCACTGGCGGCGCGCGCTCGGGCGGTCAGCGCACTGGCGGCGCTCGTTCGGAAAGTCAGCGCACTGGCGGTCAGCGTACTGGCGGCCAGCGCCCGCAAGGTGGCGGTGCCAATCACGACGACGACAATCGCGGCAATCGTGCTCCCGCACCGCGTGAGGTGGATGGCAACCGCGTCGCGCCGCGCCCGGAAGTGAACGGCAATCGCGCGCCGGAGGCACCGTCCAGTGAAGAGCGTCCGCGTCGTCGTTCGCGTGGTGGCCGCAATCGCTCCAGCGGTGGCAATGGCGGTGGTGGCCGCTCCAACGGCTGA
- a CDS encoding HPP family protein, giving the protein MIKPYLTKMRGGPLKRGKPHVADALWSWLGAFLGMALIGWMSSHYLAVSTLLLVGSFGATSVLLYGAPHSPLAQPRNVLGGNLLSALVGVACYHWLGDGWLAAAMAVSVALLVMQLTHTLHPPGGATALIAVIGGEPLHALGYWYALLPVGLGCLAMLVLAVLINNLARHRRYPLHWH; this is encoded by the coding sequence ATGATCAAGCCTTATCTGACCAAGATGCGCGGAGGCCCGCTCAAGCGTGGCAAGCCGCATGTTGCCGATGCCCTGTGGTCCTGGCTGGGGGCCTTTCTCGGCATGGCGTTGATCGGCTGGATGTCATCACATTATCTGGCGGTCAGCACCTTGCTGCTGGTCGGCTCCTTCGGGGCGACCTCGGTACTGCTCTACGGTGCGCCGCATAGTCCGCTGGCGCAGCCGCGCAATGTACTGGGCGGCAACCTGTTGTCGGCGCTGGTCGGCGTGGCCTGCTATCACTGGCTGGGCGATGGCTGGCTGGCAGCCGCCATGGCAGTCTCGGTGGCACTGCTGGTGATGCAGCTGACGCATACCCTGCATCCGCCGGGCGGCGCCACGGCCTTGATCGCGGTGATCGGCGGTGAACCCCTGCATGCGCTCGGCTACTGGTATGCCTTGCTTCCCGTCGGTCTGGGGTGCCTGGCCATGCTGGTGCTGGCGGTATTGATCAACAACCTGGCGCGTCATCGTCGCTATCCGCTGCACTGGCATTGA
- a CDS encoding ABC transporter permease has protein sequence MTQGKRLLAEQGASFEGEAVAAMSGTGRSPAAQEMAHYDAAAIRRRQRRLGTHMGWFVSAWGVAALVVMPVLAVVWLAVFGDDGSDQAGEGIWPHLVSTVLPDYVMTSLALVAGVAVLSGSMGVVSAWLTTMYQFPLRRTFEWSLLLPFAIPANVIAYIYTDVFEYAGPFQGALRALFGWDSPQDYYFPEIRSLGGAILMLSLVLFPYVFMLARSAFLDQSPSLRDASRTLGCNGWQSFWRVALPSARPAIAVGLALAMMEALNDFGTVDYFAVRSLTAGIFNVWLNMGSLRGAAQIALCLMIFVVTLIWLERHARRRQRQFGKGDRYRRYQRPTLTGWRASVASLACFLPLFFGFLLPVGLLTRHAILYFEESWTPDFAGYAVNSLILAVSAAVLTLIIGVLLAYAKRLDRTASVQQALKLSSLGYAMPGAVLGLGVLVPLSGFDNALDSFLRANFGISSGLLLTGTMGAIIIAYVVRFLAIAAGSIESSLDKVTPSMDMAARSLGENTFSTLRRVHLPLIRPGLLTAALVVFVDAMKELPATLLLRPFNFDTLATHVYQYASDEMLEQAALPALVIVLVGILPVIVISRTIVASRSEA, from the coding sequence ATGACCCAGGGCAAGCGGCTGTTGGCTGAGCAAGGTGCGAGCTTTGAAGGAGAGGCGGTGGCCGCCATGAGCGGCACCGGGCGATCGCCGGCCGCCCAGGAAATGGCGCACTACGATGCAGCGGCCATCCGGCGTCGTCAGCGGCGTCTCGGAACCCACATGGGCTGGTTCGTCAGCGCCTGGGGCGTGGCCGCACTGGTGGTCATGCCGGTGCTGGCCGTCGTCTGGCTGGCTGTCTTCGGTGACGATGGCAGTGATCAGGCCGGGGAGGGCATCTGGCCGCATCTCGTCTCCACCGTGCTCCCCGATTACGTCATGACCAGTCTGGCGCTGGTGGCGGGAGTGGCGGTCCTCAGTGGCAGCATGGGGGTCGTCTCGGCCTGGTTGACCACCATGTATCAGTTTCCGCTGCGACGCACCTTCGAGTGGTCGCTGCTGTTGCCGTTCGCGATTCCCGCCAACGTCATCGCCTACATCTATACCGACGTCTTTGAGTATGCCGGCCCCTTCCAGGGCGCGCTGCGTGCCCTGTTTGGCTGGGATTCGCCCCAGGATTACTACTTCCCGGAGATCCGCAGCCTGGGGGGCGCCATCCTGATGCTGTCCCTGGTGCTGTTTCCCTATGTCTTCATGCTGGCACGCTCGGCATTTCTCGATCAGTCGCCCTCACTGCGCGATGCCAGCAGAACGCTGGGCTGCAACGGGTGGCAAAGCTTCTGGCGCGTGGCACTGCCCAGCGCCCGACCGGCGATTGCCGTCGGCCTTGCACTGGCGATGATGGAGGCGCTCAACGACTTCGGAACAGTGGACTACTTCGCGGTACGCTCGCTGACCGCCGGCATCTTCAATGTCTGGCTCAACATGGGCAGCCTGCGCGGTGCGGCGCAGATCGCGCTGTGCCTGATGATCTTCGTGGTCACGCTGATCTGGCTCGAGCGGCATGCTCGGCGTCGTCAGCGCCAGTTCGGCAAGGGCGATCGCTACCGTCGCTATCAACGTCCGACCCTGACGGGATGGCGGGCATCAGTGGCGTCACTGGCCTGTTTCCTGCCGCTGTTCTTCGGTTTCCTGCTGCCGGTGGGCTTGCTCACGCGGCACGCCATCCTGTATTTCGAGGAATCCTGGACACCGGACTTCGCAGGCTATGCCGTGAACAGCCTGATACTGGCGGTGAGCGCTGCGGTACTGACCCTGATCATCGGGGTGCTGCTGGCCTATGCCAAGCGGCTGGATCGCACCGCCAGCGTACAGCAAGCACTCAAGCTTTCGAGTCTGGGCTACGCCATGCCGGGTGCCGTGCTGGGGTTGGGCGTTCTGGTACCGCTATCCGGCTTCGACAATGCACTGGACAGCTTCCTGCGGGCCAATTTCGGCATCTCCAGCGGATTGCTGCTGACGGGAACGATGGGCGCGATCATCATCGCCTATGTGGTGCGCTTCTTGGCGATTGCCGCGGGCTCCATCGAGTCGAGCCTCGACAAGGTCACGCCCTCGATGGACATGGCGGCACGCTCGCTGGGCGAGAACACCTTCTCGACCCTGCGTCGTGTGCATCTGCCGCTGATTCGTCCGGGGCTTCTGACCGCGGCGCTTGTGGTGTTCGTGGATGCCATGAAGGAGCTGCCGGCCACCTTGCTGCTGCGCCCCTTCAACTTCGATACGCTCGCCACTCACGTCTATCAGTACGCCTCCGATGAAATGCTCGAGCAGGCGGCGCTGCCGGCACTGGTGATCGTGCTGGTCGGTATCCTGCCGGTGATCGTGATCTCGCGCACCATCGTCGCCTCACGCAGCGAAGCGTGA
- a CDS encoding Fe(3+) ABC transporter substrate-binding protein, translated as MTASTTISASSVRKLLLGALAGVTAATALPAQAQEEVNVYSYRQAYLIEPFLKEFTEETGVKVNVVFAKQGLAERLKREGRNTPADVLLTVDVGRLQELVDEELVKSVNDEVIEANLPEQYHGPDNQWFGITTRARVLYTSVERLEAGQVASYDDLADPSLKGRVCSRAGDHPYNVALIASRIAHNGEEATREWLEGFKANLARKPQGGDRDQIKAIRDNVCDVAIGNSYYYGKMLDNDEQRPWAEKARIEFPDQNGVGTHMNISGMAMTKYAPHEENALKLMRFLTEKTAQHMYAEVNFEYPANPKAESSELLTSWGEFKQDDLPLTEVAKLRKRAAQMVNEVGFNQ; from the coding sequence ATGACAGCTTCCACCACGATTTCTGCATCCTCCGTCCGCAAGCTGCTGCTGGGCGCACTGGCTGGCGTTACCGCCGCCACGGCGCTGCCGGCTCAAGCCCAGGAAGAGGTCAACGTCTATTCCTATCGTCAGGCCTATCTGATCGAGCCGTTCCTCAAGGAGTTCACCGAGGAGACCGGCGTCAAGGTCAATGTGGTCTTCGCCAAGCAGGGCCTGGCCGAGCGTCTCAAGCGGGAAGGGCGCAACACTCCGGCTGACGTGCTGCTGACCGTGGATGTGGGACGTCTGCAGGAGCTGGTCGACGAGGAGCTGGTCAAGAGCGTCAATGACGAGGTCATTGAGGCCAATCTGCCCGAGCAGTACCACGGCCCCGACAATCAGTGGTTCGGCATCACCACGCGCGCACGGGTGCTCTACACCAGTGTCGAGCGTCTCGAGGCCGGTCAGGTGGCAAGCTATGACGACCTGGCGGATCCGAGCCTGAAGGGGCGCGTCTGCTCACGCGCCGGTGATCACCCCTACAACGTCGCACTGATCGCCTCACGCATCGCGCACAACGGTGAAGAGGCCACGCGTGAGTGGCTGGAAGGCTTCAAGGCCAATCTGGCGCGCAAGCCTCAGGGTGGCGATCGTGATCAGATCAAGGCGATCCGCGACAACGTCTGTGATGTGGCCATCGGCAACAGCTATTACTACGGCAAGATGCTCGACAATGACGAGCAGCGCCCGTGGGCCGAGAAGGCACGTATCGAATTCCCGGATCAGAACGGCGTCGGCACGCACATGAACATCTCCGGCATGGCGATGACCAAGTACGCCCCGCACGAAGAGAATGCCCTCAAGCTGATGCGCTTCCTCACCGAGAAGACCGCCCAGCACATGTATGCCGAGGTCAACTTCGAGTATCCGGCCAACCCGAAAGCCGAGAGCTCCGAGCTGCTGACCTCATGGGGCGAGTTCAAGCAGGATGACCTGCCGCTGACCGAAGTCGCCAAGCTTCGCAAGCGCGCCGCGCAGATGGTCAATGAAGTCGGCTTCAACCAGTAA
- a CDS encoding elongation factor P hydroxylase has protein sequence MDPELTALTSLFDGLFATSYNTLLRRAPHEPLYLPAGMTTDEVQDGVASGDSPGDELGFHRLYLARGFFSSALHEVSHWCIAGPERRLKEDYGYWYAPDGRDAHQQKAFESVEVAPQALEQLFHRAVAKPFHVSVDNLELEVDRDAFAQRVDERAAEYERCGLPARANAFRHALHAVWQRKLSHTQAIQEAMTLLPAVGEDGRVA, from the coding sequence ATGGACCCTGAGCTGACGGCGTTGACTTCCCTCTTCGATGGACTGTTTGCCACGTCCTACAACACCTTGTTGCGGCGCGCCCCCCACGAACCTCTCTATCTGCCCGCCGGCATGACGACGGATGAGGTGCAGGATGGGGTCGCCAGCGGCGACTCTCCAGGCGATGAGCTCGGCTTTCATCGTCTCTATCTGGCGCGCGGCTTCTTCTCCAGCGCTCTGCACGAAGTCAGTCACTGGTGCATCGCGGGCCCTGAGCGACGCCTCAAGGAGGATTACGGTTACTGGTATGCACCGGACGGACGTGATGCACACCAGCAGAAGGCCTTTGAAAGTGTCGAGGTAGCCCCGCAGGCGCTGGAGCAATTGTTCCACCGTGCAGTCGCCAAGCCGTTTCATGTCAGCGTCGATAATCTGGAGCTTGAGGTGGATCGCGATGCCTTCGCACAGCGTGTCGACGAGCGGGCCGCTGAATACGAAAGGTGCGGCCTGCCAGCACGCGCCAATGCCTTCCGACATGCGCTGCACGCTGTCTGGCAGCGCAAGCTTTCACACACGCAAGCCATCCAGGAGGCGATGACGCTATTGCCTGCCGTCGGGGAGGATGGCCGCGTGGCCTGA
- a CDS encoding MATE family efflux transporter gives MVTLALPICGAQLAQAGMSAVDVLMTGRSSATDLAAVSVGSSLWVPLLLLMAGTLMGLTPVVAQLMGGNRSGEVRDNVHQSLWISLVLGSLSGLALWFLAAPIFTLMEVPGAVAEQATLYLMAIAWGMPGAAFYQVLRAYSDGMNHTRPALIISLIGLLSNIPLNYLLIYGSAGVDDLLGITLPGLLGDIPAMGAAGCGIATGLAMWIMCLSMFLYTRRSSAYQAVALWCQPSAPQLKKISELLKVGLPIGIAIFFEVTLFTVIALFVASFGEIKVAAHQVALNFTSLLFMLPLSLAMALTVRVGHTIGRGDMNEARFVAWNGVAFSLVVALINDLVIWVLAEPAVALYTSNLKVQALALSLITLAMLYQVSDSLQVAMAGALRGFKDTRIIMLITMFAYWIIGLGGGHLLGVGSEQFPVWPWAVESMGVYGYWIGMVAGLTVAALLLGWRLWVIARRAIQEGSLPG, from the coding sequence CTGGTCACGCTGGCACTGCCAATCTGCGGTGCTCAGCTGGCTCAGGCAGGCATGAGCGCCGTGGATGTCCTGATGACCGGTCGCTCCAGCGCGACGGACCTGGCAGCCGTCTCGGTGGGGTCCAGCCTCTGGGTGCCTCTGCTGCTATTGATGGCTGGCACCTTGATGGGGCTGACACCCGTCGTGGCACAGCTGATGGGGGGTAACCGCAGCGGTGAGGTACGTGACAACGTTCACCAGTCACTGTGGATCTCATTGGTGCTCGGCAGTCTGTCAGGATTGGCACTGTGGTTCCTGGCGGCGCCAATCTTCACGCTGATGGAGGTGCCCGGCGCGGTGGCAGAACAGGCCACGCTTTATCTGATGGCCATTGCCTGGGGCATGCCGGGCGCCGCCTTCTATCAAGTGCTACGCGCGTATTCCGATGGCATGAATCATACTCGTCCGGCGCTGATCATCAGCTTGATCGGCCTGTTGTCGAACATTCCGCTCAACTACCTGCTGATCTATGGCTCTGCAGGCGTGGATGACTTGCTGGGGATCACGTTGCCGGGACTGCTGGGCGATATCCCGGCCATGGGCGCTGCAGGCTGCGGTATCGCGACAGGGCTTGCCATGTGGATCATGTGTCTGAGCATGTTTCTCTACACCCGTCGCAGCAGCGCCTACCAGGCAGTCGCTCTCTGGTGCCAACCCAGCGCGCCTCAGCTCAAGAAGATCTCGGAACTGCTCAAGGTCGGTCTGCCGATCGGCATCGCCATCTTCTTCGAGGTCACGCTGTTCACCGTCATCGCGCTGTTCGTGGCAAGCTTCGGTGAGATCAAGGTGGCAGCCCACCAGGTCGCGCTCAACTTCACCTCATTGCTGTTCATGCTCCCCCTGTCACTGGCCATGGCACTCACCGTACGAGTGGGGCATACCATCGGCCGTGGTGACATGAACGAGGCGCGCTTCGTGGCGTGGAATGGCGTGGCCTTCTCACTGGTGGTCGCTCTGATCAATGACCTGGTGATCTGGGTACTGGCGGAGCCTGCCGTGGCGCTCTACACCAGCAACCTCAAGGTGCAGGCGCTGGCGCTTTCCCTGATCACGCTGGCGATGCTCTATCAGGTCTCCGACTCCTTGCAGGTTGCCATGGCGGGGGCTCTGCGCGGCTTCAAGGACACTCGCATCATCATGTTGATCACCATGTTCGCCTACTGGATCATCGGTCTTGGTGGCGGACATCTGCTGGGGGTGGGCAGTGAGCAGTTCCCCGTCTGGCCCTGGGCTGTCGAGAGCATGGGTGTCTATGGCTACTGGATTGGCATGGTGGCCGGCCTGACCGTGGCGGCTCTGCTGCTTGGCTGGCGTCTGTGGGTCATCGCGCGCCGCGCCATTCAGGAGGGCAGCCTGCCCGGCTGA
- the tusA gene encoding sulfurtransferase TusA: MTDTPLPVADAELDTSGLYCPEPIMMLHNKVRELASGDLLRVVATDPATTRDVPKFCAFLGHTLERSDETPDHFLYDIRIS; the protein is encoded by the coding sequence ATGACCGATACCCCCTTGCCCGTTGCCGATGCAGAGCTGGATACCAGCGGTCTGTATTGCCCCGAACCCATCATGATGCTGCACAACAAGGTGCGTGAGCTCGCGAGCGGAGACCTGCTGCGTGTCGTGGCGACCGATCCGGCGACGACACGTGATGTGCCCAAGTTCTGTGCATTTCTTGGGCACACACTGGAGCGCAGTGACGAAACGCCGGATCACTTCCTTTATGACATTCGCATCAGTTGA
- a CDS encoding antibiotic biosynthesis monooxygenase family protein, translating to MIKVMIERHIMPGLEQDYEQASREVVREAMHAQGFISGENLVESGRPGHRILITSWRDARAWQEWSSSHARERMMARLGPMLSQPERIVLLEHT from the coding sequence ATGATCAAGGTAATGATCGAGCGGCATATCATGCCGGGACTCGAACAGGATTACGAGCAGGCCTCACGCGAGGTCGTGCGTGAAGCCATGCATGCACAGGGCTTCATATCGGGCGAGAATCTGGTGGAAAGCGGACGTCCCGGCCACCGAATATTGATCACTTCATGGCGAGACGCAAGAGCCTGGCAGGAGTGGTCGAGCAGTCACGCGCGCGAACGCATGATGGCGCGTCTGGGGCCGATGCTTTCTCAACCGGAACGCATCGTGTTGCTTGAACACACCTGA
- the rlmM gene encoding 23S rRNA (cytidine(2498)-2'-O)-methyltransferase RlmM: protein MMMQPQELLLYCRPGFEADLAAEVCEKAAYLGAPGYPIAARDSGFVRYVVTGDEPANSLHRDMPLQALVFARQTLVALEPLVGMSRENRVSPILQQVVDAGWSFEEIRHEMPDTNDGKALSGLGKAVGRPLESALKKRGALRRKAGGRALHVFWTDGDEVQLGMSFPGNRSEYANGIRHLRSPSRAPSRSTLKLEEAWHEFVPRDQWERRIAVGMQAADLGAAPGGWTFQLVEKGMFVFAIDNGPMNKDLMATGQVEHLKEDGFTWEPPLRLDWLVCDIVDKPIRVTEMVERWLKKRWCNEAVFNLKLPMKQRWKEVSRCLDYLAASLERSNVGAEIRCRHLYHDREEVTVHVRITH from the coding sequence ATGATGATGCAACCTCAAGAACTGTTGCTGTATTGCCGCCCGGGCTTCGAGGCCGACCTGGCCGCAGAAGTCTGTGAAAAGGCCGCTTATCTGGGCGCCCCGGGTTATCCGATTGCGGCACGCGACAGTGGCTTCGTGCGTTATGTGGTGACAGGTGATGAGCCCGCCAATAGCCTGCATCGTGACATGCCGCTTCAGGCGTTGGTCTTCGCTCGCCAGACACTGGTGGCATTGGAGCCATTGGTCGGCATGTCGCGGGAAAATCGCGTCTCGCCGATTCTGCAGCAGGTGGTCGACGCTGGCTGGAGCTTCGAGGAGATCCGCCACGAGATGCCGGACACCAATGATGGCAAGGCGCTGTCGGGCCTTGGCAAGGCCGTCGGCCGCCCGTTGGAGTCTGCGCTCAAGAAGCGTGGTGCACTGCGTCGCAAGGCCGGTGGGCGGGCGCTGCACGTCTTCTGGACGGATGGTGACGAAGTGCAGCTGGGCATGAGCTTTCCTGGCAACCGCAGCGAATATGCCAACGGCATCCGTCATCTGCGTTCGCCGAGCCGTGCCCCCAGTCGCTCCACACTCAAGCTGGAAGAGGCCTGGCATGAGTTCGTGCCGCGCGACCAGTGGGAGCGTCGCATCGCGGTTGGCATGCAGGCAGCGGATCTTGGGGCAGCGCCGGGTGGCTGGACCTTCCAGCTGGTCGAGAAGGGCATGTTCGTGTTTGCCATCGACAATGGCCCCATGAACAAGGATCTGATGGCGACAGGACAGGTAGAGCATCTCAAGGAAGATGGTTTTACCTGGGAGCCACCGCTGCGACTGGACTGGCTGGTCTGTGACATCGTCGACAAGCCCATCCGCGTGACGGAAATGGTCGAGCGCTGGCTGAAGAAGCGCTGGTGCAATGAGGCGGTCTTCAATCTCAAGCTGCCGATGAAGCAACGCTGGAAGGAAGTCTCCCGCTGTCTCGATTATCTGGCGGCCAGCCTTGAGCGTTCCAATGTCGGTGCCGAGATCCGGTGTCGTCACTTGTACCATGACCGCGAAGAAGTCACCGTGCATGTGCGTATCACGCACTGA